One Cynocephalus volans isolate mCynVol1 chromosome 5, mCynVol1.pri, whole genome shotgun sequence DNA window includes the following coding sequences:
- the POLR1H gene encoding DNA-directed RNA polymerase I subunit RPA12 isoform X1 — MSFMDLASTSSSFQSDLDFCPDCGSVLPLPGAQDTVTCTRCGFSINVRVLTACADFEGKIVKTSVVFHKLGTAMPMSVEEGPEFQGPVIDRRCSRCGHERMAYHTRQMRSADEGQTVFYTCTNCKFQEKEDS, encoded by the exons ATGTCCTTTATGGACCTCGCCAGCACCTCCTCCAGCTTTCAGTCGGACTTGGATTTCTGTCCGGATTGCGGCTCGGTCCTACCTCTTCCCGGGGCTCAGGATACAGTCACCTGTACTCGCTGTGGCTTCTCCATCAACGTGCGGG TTCTTACTGCCTGTGCAGACTTCGAAGGGAAGATTGTGAAGACCTCAGTTGTGTTCCACAAACTGGGGACAGCTATGCCTATGTCGGTGGAGGAAGGGCCTGAGTTCCAGGGACCTGTG ATTGACAGGCGCTGCTCTCGATGTGGTCATGAGAGAATGGCATACCACACCAGACAGATGCGTTCAGCCGATGAAGGGCAAACTGTCTTCTACACCTGTACCAACTGCAA GTTCCAGGAGAAAGAGGACTCCTAA
- the POLR1H gene encoding DNA-directed RNA polymerase I subunit RPA12 isoform X2 → MSFMDLASTSSSFQSDLDFCPDCGSVLPLPGAQDTVTCTRCGFSINVRDFEGKIVKTSVVFHKLGTAMPMSVEEGPEFQGPVIDRRCSRCGHERMAYHTRQMRSADEGQTVFYTCTNCKFQEKEDS, encoded by the exons ATGTCCTTTATGGACCTCGCCAGCACCTCCTCCAGCTTTCAGTCGGACTTGGATTTCTGTCCGGATTGCGGCTCGGTCCTACCTCTTCCCGGGGCTCAGGATACAGTCACCTGTACTCGCTGTGGCTTCTCCATCAACGTGCGGG ACTTCGAAGGGAAGATTGTGAAGACCTCAGTTGTGTTCCACAAACTGGGGACAGCTATGCCTATGTCGGTGGAGGAAGGGCCTGAGTTCCAGGGACCTGTG ATTGACAGGCGCTGCTCTCGATGTGGTCATGAGAGAATGGCATACCACACCAGACAGATGCGTTCAGCCGATGAAGGGCAAACTGTCTTCTACACCTGTACCAACTGCAA GTTCCAGGAGAAAGAGGACTCCTAA
- the PPP1R11 gene encoding E3 ubiquitin-protein ligase PPP1R11 translates to MAEAGAGLSETVTETTVTVTTEPENRSLTIKLRKRKPEKKVEWTSDTVDNEHMGRRSSKCCCIYEKPRAFGESSTESDEEEEEGCGHTHCVRGHRKGRSHATPGPIPTTPPQPPDPSQPPPGPMQH, encoded by the exons ATGGCcgaggcaggggctgggctgagCGAGACCGTCACTGAGACAACGGTTACCGTGACAACCGAGCCC GAGAATCGGAGCCTAACCATCAAACTTCGGAAACGGAAACCAGAGAAAAAGGTGGAATGGACGAGCGACACTGTGGACAACGAACACATGGGGCGACGCTCATCAAAAT GCTGCTGTATTTATGAGAAACCTCGGGCCTTTGGCGAGAGCTCCACAGAGAGtgatgaagaggaagaggagggctGTGGTCATACACACTGTGTACGGGGCCACCGCAAAGGACGGAGTCATGCAACCCCAGGACCCATCCCCAccacccctccccagcctcctgacCCCTCCCAGCCCCCTCCAGGGCCAATGCAGCACTAA
- the RNF39 gene encoding RING finger protein 39, which produces MDAPELGPGLVERLEQLATCPLCGGPFEDPVLLACEHSFCRACLARCWGTPPATGTEASPTACPCCGLPCPRRSLRSNVRLAVEVRISRGLREKLAEPGARAGRRRGGRIPTMGCLDPHGEDMRKTWRRFDVPTPKSSNSEDDLPEEYPVVKNMLHRLTADLTLDPGTAHRRLLISADHRSVRLAPPGTPVPPDGPKRFDQLPAVLGAQGFGAGRHCWEVETADAASCRDSSGEEEDDGESRYAVGAAGESVQRKGRVRLCPAGAVWALEGRGGRLWALTAPEPTLLGGAGPTPRRIRVDLDWERGRVAFYDGRSLDLLYAFQAPGPLGERIFPLLCTRDPSTPLRIVPAEG; this is translated from the exons ATGGATGCGCCCGAGCTGGGCCCGGGGTTGGTGGAGCGTCTGGAGCAGCTGGCGACGTGTCCGCTGTGCGGGGGCCCCTTCGAGGACCCGGTGCTTCTGGCGTGTGAACACAGCTTCTGCCGCGCGTGTCTGGCCCGCTGCTGGGGGACCCCGCCGGCGACCGGCACCGAGGCGTCCCCCACCGCCTGCCCCTGCTGCGGCCTGCCGTGCCCCCGCCGCAGCCTGAGGTCTAACGTGCGGCTGGCGGTGGAGGTGCGGATCAGTCGCGGGCTGCGGGAGAAGCTGGCAGAGCCTGGAGCCCGCGCGGGGAGACGCCGAGGGGGCCGTATCCCCACCATGGGCTGCCTGGACCCGCACGGAGAG GATATGAGGAAGACATGGAGACG ATTTGATGTCCCAACACCCAAGTCGTCTAACTCAGAGGACGATCTCCCTGAAGAATACCCAGTGGTCAAAAACATGCTTCATAGACTGACAG CCGACCTGACCCTGGACCCTGGCACCGCACACCGCCGCCTGCTCATCTCCGCCGACCACCGCAGCGTCAGACTGGCCCCACCAGGGACACCCGTGCCCCCTGACGGCCCCAAGCGCTTTGATCAGCTCCCGGCGGTGCTGGGCGCACAAGGCTTCGGGGCTGGCCGCCACTGCTGGGAGGTGGAGACCGCTGATGCCGCCTCCTGCAGAGACTCTTCTGGAGAAGAGGAGGACGACGGGGAGAGCCGCTATGCCGTGGGCGCAGCCGGGGAGTCGGTGCAGCGCAAGGGCCGCGTAAGGCTGTGCCCCGCGGGGGCCGTGTGGGCCCTGGAGGGCCGCGGAGGCCGCCTGTGGGCCCTCACAGCACCCGAGCCCACCCTGCTGGGCGGCGCCGGGCCCACGCCACGGCGCATTCGAGTGGACTTGGACTGGGAGCGGGGCCGCGTGGCCTTCTACGACGGCCGCTCGCTGGACCTGCTCTACGCCTTCCAGGCGCCCGGCCCCCTGGGAGAACGCATCTTCCCGCTGCTGTGCACCCGCGACCCCAGCACCCCGCTCCGCATCGTGCCGGCGGAAGGCTGA
- the TRIM31 gene encoding LOW QUALITY PROTEIN: E3 ubiquitin-protein ligase TRIM31 (The sequence of the model RefSeq protein was modified relative to this genomic sequence to represent the inferred CDS: deleted 2 bases in 2 codons; substituted 2 bases at 2 genomic stop codons) codes for MATEQFANKLQEEVICPICLDILHDPVTIDCGHNFCLGCITQSGEASEVFLACPLCKTPVRRNTFRPSWLLMNLVEKIQAMGSSEMQPKRXELRCPRHRERFHYFCEHDGKFLCVVCGESKDHKSHDASLIEEAAQNYQGKIRWQVAFLQHQEEETVQEKTQDEAKTKAFPLQVEYERQKILTEFQHLHQVLKEEEIFLLSXIDWLGHEGAEGGKHHVTSTEAQLTSLRTLVDSLKTKQQMPAGQLLDDIKAVLCRYEEFQFLNATSLPLDLEKKLSEAKSRHDSISGNLRKFKYSLQADRKKHESIFFKGMNENYMRSWSLLQKNNPQTNKTSEPESPSLVPVTLDAASAHPDLILSRDLTTVTLHLVPRCRSEEPASPERFYLSRSVLGSPRLSSRRQAWEAELQGPGGGAPGPEGGACVVGGASELVPRPGFLIIETLTGFWALRITGSECQALTEGGTWEDLPERPKKVGVRVDDQDGEVVFYDATTGNHIYTFHVSFPGQIFPFFQLLFSGTQITLSP; via the exons ACCCTGTCACCATTGACTGTGGGCACAATTTCTGCCTCGGATGCATCACTCAGAGTGGGGAAGCATCAGAGGTGTTTTTGGCATGTCCCCTCTGCAAAACTCCTGTAAGGAGGAACACATTCAGGCCCAGCTGGCTGTTGATGAATCTGGTAGAGAAAATCCAAGCTATGGGTTCCTCTGAGATGCAGCCCAAAAGGTAAGAGCTGAGATGTCCAAGACACAGGGAGAGGTTCCATTACTTCTGTGAACATGATGGGAAGTTCctctgtgtggtgtgtggtgaATCCAAGGACCACAAATCCCATGATGCCAGCTTGATAGAAGAAGCTGCCCAGAATTATCAG GGGAAGATTCGATGGCAGGTCGCGTTCCTGCAGCATCAAGAGGAGGAGACGGTACAAGAGAAGACGCAAGACGAAGCGAAGACCAAAGCCTTCCCA CTTCAGGTGGAGTATGAGCGGCAGAAGATCCTCACAGAATTTCAGCACCTGCACCAGGTCCTAAAGGAGGAAGAGATTTTCCTCTTGTCATAGATCGACTGGCTC GGTCACGAGGGAGCCGAGGGAGGGAAACACCACGTCACTTCCACTGAGGCACAGCTGACCTCTCTCAGGACGCTCGTTGATTCCCTGAAGACCAAGCAGCAAATGCCTGCCGGACAGCTGCTCGAT gACATCAAAGCTGTCTTGTGCAGGTATGA GGAGTTTCAATTTCTTAATGCAACTTCTCTTCCTCTGGACCTGGAGAAAAAACTCAGTGAAGCAAAATCAAGACATGACTCTATCTCAGGGAACCTGAGAAAATTCAAAT ACAGCCTCCAGGCTGATAGGAAGAAACATGAAAGCATATTCttcaaaggaatgaatgaaaactaCATGAGGAGCT GGAGCCTGTTACAGAAAAATAatccccaaacaaacaaaacctctgaGCCTGAGTCACCCTCTCTAG TCCCTGTAACCCTGGACGCGGCCTCGGCC CATCCGGACCTCATCCTTTCCCGGGATCTAACGACAGTGACACTGCACCTCGTCCCTCGGTGCAGGTCGGAGGAGCCCGCCAGCCCCGAGCGCTTCTACCTTTCCCGCAGCGTGCTGGGCTCGCCCCGCCTCTCCTCCAGACGCCAGGCCTGGGAGGCGGAGCTCCAAGGGCCCGGGGGCGGAGCTCCAGGGCCCGAGGGCGGGGCCTGCGTGGTGGGCGGGGCCTCGGAACTAGTGCCCCGGCCCGGCTTCCTGATCATCGAGACTTTGACTGGTTTCTGGGCGCTGCGCATCACCGGCTCTGAGTGCCAGGCGCTTACAGAGGGCGGCACCTGGGAGGATCTCCCGGAGCGTCCGAAGAAAGTGGGCGTCCGCGTGGATGACCAGGACGGGGAGGTTGTCTTCTATGACGCCACCACGGGCAACCACATCTACACCTTCCACGTCTCCTTCCCAGGACAGATCTTCCCCTTTTTTCAGCTCCTGTTTTCCGGCACCCAGATTACCCTGAGTCCCTAA
- the LOC134378596 gene encoding large ribosomal subunit protein uL23-like: MAPKAKKEAPAPAKAEAKAKALKAKKAVLKGVQSHKKKKIRTSPTFRQPKTLRLRRQPKYPRKSAPRRNKLDHYAIIKFPLTTESAMKKIEENNTLVFIVDVKANKHQIKQAVKKLYDIDVAKVNTLIRPDGEKKAYVRLAPDYDALDVANKIGII; the protein is encoded by the coding sequence ATGGCGCCGAAGGCGAAGAAGGAAGCTCCTGCCCCTGCCAAAGCCGAAGCGAAAGCAAAGGCTTTGAAGGCCAAGAAGGCAGTGCTGAAAGGTGTCCAAAGCCACAAAAAGAAGAAGATCCGCACATCACCCACCTTCCGGCAGCCCAAGACACTGCGGCTCCGGAGGCAACCCAAATATCCTCGGAAGAGCGCCCCCAGGAGAAACAAGCTTGACCACTATGCCATCATCAAGTTCCCCCTGACCACTGAGTCTGCcatgaagaaaatagaagaaaacaacaCACTTGTGTTCATTGTGGATGTCAAGGCCAATAAGCACCAGATCAAACAGGCTGTGAAGAAGCTCTATGACATTGATGTGGCCAAGGTCAACACCCTGATCAGGCCTGATGGAGAGAAGAAGGCATATGTTCGACTGGCTCCTGATTATGATGCTCTGGATGTTGCCAACAAAATTGGGATCATCTAA